The Gossypium arboreum isolate Shixiya-1 chromosome 6, ASM2569848v2, whole genome shotgun sequence DNA window gattttgaaactttgttcgtatttttatttccaaattttatttttaaaacatactattttcgtattttatttttttatattattttagtacataatatttcaaatgtattattttagtattttttatattaatttgataaataacTCTAATTTTGACACTTTGTTGGTATTTTTTATtttcggattttatttttaaaatatcctattttcgtatttttatattattttagtatataatgtttcaaatgtattattttagtgttttttattaatttagtaaattacCCCGATTTTGGctatttgtttgtatttttaaattttcggattttatttttaaaatatattattttcgtattttatttttatattattttagtaaaaactcgCTAGCACCACTTTCCTCAAAaagttttttcatattttatttcttttcgtattttatttttcattaagatattttttagtattttattttttatactatttttgtaaaAGGTTTAAAACCCCatcacataaaaaataaaaaattaaaaaatcagaatataacatgccaaataaattttataaaaatatatctaaTCAACTTAAAAcacacttaacaaataaattacataaaataataataataaaatattctttGCACATAACATACATACGCTTTTTTACTTCAATAAAAATTGAACATAAATTAGGAAtgattgaaaatataaaataaatataaacatacattaaTATCTCTTTTAACAAAATAACACCttgcaaaaaataaatttaaaattaaatcaattaaattaaaatcaatcaacaataataataataacacctaaaataaataaattatttacttaaatacacatttattattcaaatttataaaaagcattttaccttttttttttccttcttttctttccctcttctttctccttctctttctcttttaCTTTTTTCTTCCCTCACCAAAGCCGCCTCCTTCCTTTcctccttttcttctttcttttcttcttctctttcttttcttcttctccttctttctTCTTTCCGAAATGGACTTTTGGGACCATATATTATGGTCCCCCAAAGGAAAAATACAAAACCCCTGTATGAGGGGTCAAATCAGAGGTGCTGCCTCTACCAGAGGTACAACCGGTGTCGCCTCTGGCAACTCCTCcacctttttttttctaatttttgtcctttttttcgttttttatttttttataacagTATTTTTTTAACAGAAATGTCAGAAAAAGTGGCGGGCCAGGGTGGTCACGCCACTGCCATGGGCTGCACCATCCTGGGATGTATCATTTTGGTACATAGTTTTTTTGttgtattatttaagtattattttattttttatcccaTTTTTGTAAAAAACCCGTATAAAAaatataagacaaagagagacgATTATTTCTCAATATCTTGTGCTTTTGTTGTCTGGAAAGTAAAGACTCAAACCCTATATAGGTCGTCCATCAAGTTAAATGCTTAATTGCAAGCACTATAGAAGCTTCCAGCAATCCTTATGCTATACACTATAGAGTTTTGAGTGAACATTGGTAAATGCATTGTGTTCAACTATGAAACTGCCTTGTATGATGGGGCAACGTTAGCAGaggaatcaattcatcatttggCGTTATAGGCAAATCACATTGTAATTGCAGGGATCCTAATAACAACGTCATCTCATCAGAAAAAAATATCGATTATGGTATAACTATATCAAACTCCTTTAAATCTAATAATAATAAGTTCGGATGTCTCTTACAAAATTGCTTTGAGATTTGTGTACAAAATTTAATGAATGGGAATCGAAGAGAAAAAGGGATATGAAaggctgattttttttttttgtttggttgACTAATTTTAAGCAAGGTAGTTAAAAATAAgcgtaaactattaaaataatttgataaaaattgaagtAATGATAAAATTGCAAAATTCCTAAATTTTTGAATTCTAAAGGTTTGAGTTGTGAAATCAAATATTGACGtagtaattaaattatatgattatgaaatatgaaaatttagaaAGTTGAGCATAAAATAGTAATGTTTGAAACTTGAGTTTTAggactaatttacataatttgagaatttacaattttaaaaatagaatatgaaagtttaactGTTCAAAATTAaggattaatttttaaaatttttgaaaattttagttgtaagtataaaatttggaaattttagagaatggtcattttgtaaaactGTACAAAAAGAGGTTTTGGATTTAACTCTAGAATAAGAAAATCTATTTTTGAGGAATTAAATTGTAGAATAGTAAAAATTTGGATTTtagagaataaattgtaaaagaaatatAAAGTTAGAATATAATAGACTGTTTTCTTCAACAGTAAAGAGAGCTTCCCCTTAGTTGCTTTGAAAGCTTCCCTTTTATGTTTTTCGATAGTGAAGACAGTGAACACAGTCTTATCAGTTTGGAAAATGTTTTTAATGAACAAAAAATTGTTAAGACATTTTCCTTAAAAAAGACTTGATTTTACCTTTTTTTTGGAGAATGATTTCATttggtaaaaaaatattttacatgcaaACAAACAGAcccttatatttgaaatgttatgttaatgtgttgtaacattttagtcactgaaatTGTAATGGTAAGCTGACGTGACACGTTAAATCATTAGTTCAAATAAAATtgtaggttaaattatacaattggtccctatatttttttcattttgagtaatttaaatttttttcttctatGTACTTtgaactttccttttttttttcttctttttttcattctcttctccttctccctctgttttcctctttttccatttcttttaacatagtttttctatttgttaaaactagtccttatacttttatttgtttgaacaatttaatttttctttttatttctttattttccttttctacTTCCCATTTATTTTCTCTCTTCTCATATCTTCACAACAAAAACATAATCTTTGCCCACCAAATAAACCAACTTCTTGTTTCTTTGACATGATTtctaaattaaattttacttaaaattgAATATCAATCCTTCTTAATCAAATCTCAATTTGAATATAACCTAATTTTGAAACTAAAATGGATCtaactaatcaatataaaaaacCATAACCTTAATCAAATctaaatataaatttgaattctATATAATCAAAACAAATTTTTCCGTTTCCAAACTTTTATAGAATTGTGTACATTATTattttcctttccttttattttctgatgaataaaattaaacaaacgataaaattaatttaaacctTTTTGTATATTCCCGAGTAAGTTTGATTGGAAGCCGAGCATGGATGAATCGAACAGAGAGAGGGAGCATGGAACCAAACTGGTTTAGGTAAAGTTGAGGGTAAGTTTCGTATGGTGGTCATTTTAGTCATTAAGCAAGAAAAGCTCGTTTGAAAAATCCGTGAAACAACGTAGTTTTGAGAGGGCGAAAATGTTGTAGATAAGATAGATAAAGCGGTTGTGGGAGTTGGTTAGGAGATTAAAGGAACAAACTTGGGAAATTTTGCTGAGGGTGAAGTGGCATAAGTCACGACTGACGAGGTATTCAAATGAGGCGAGTTTGTGGACTAGGACATTAAGAGATCCAAATTGATTTGTTAAAGCGATGATGAACGATGATGGTTTGTAATTGTAGGGTAAGAATATGTGAAAcgagttttattttaattttagctttcaccttttctttttttataaatataaaaaaattttaacaaatgaaaaatttagaaaaactacgttaaaatagatgaagaaagaagaaaatagtggaaaagaagaagagaaaaaaagaaaaaaaaagaaagacaagtttaaagaacataaaataaaaaaattaaacggttcaaaattaaaaatatagagACCAATTGTAAATGATGATTTAATATATCAGGTCAATTTATTATTACACCCTTAACAATAATTAATGActcaataattaaaattttataataaattaatataaataattaaaatataatatataaaatctaACCTGAGcaaataaaatgattatttttataCCTTACCCTGAAGATAATTGTTTAAGATGTGGGAATTGAACCAGTCCCTTATTAGTTATTAGTTTAGAAGCGCGCCGCTTCGTCTCTGTTTTTCCTTTCCCAAGTTTCCAACTTTCCTTCTCTGAAGTAACAATCTCAATCTCAATCTCAACCTCAAACTTCTCTTTTTATCCTTGTTCTATAAACGTTTCGTTGAGTCAAACTTCTTGTCTGGTTCTTTAATTCTTTACAAGCAAAACCAAGTTCTGTTTTCTTCTAAAGTCTTGTAAGAAAGGACTTCTCTTTTCCTCAACTTTGAACCCAAAACAGAACTTATCATAAatacttctctttttctttttatataaagGAAAAGTATCATCATCATGCGTGCTAGATTGGTGGTGTTCCCAATTAAAGGGAAAAACTGGTGCTTTAGCAGATCCATTGACCTGTCTACATCAGAATCTTCCGCTGCTAGCACACCTTCCACTGTTAAAGAGCTTTGCAAGAAGATTTCATCCAATTCCAAGCCCCTCAGTGCCAATGCTGAGCTTCTTGTCGATTTCATTTCCAACAAGGTAaaccctctttttttttcttttcatttttataaaatttaaacacccctcttatatatatatatatatatatttgtgattCTTGTTTACAATAACTTCAATGTGCATTTTGGAATGCTATGTTCTCCTGTTTCTTGGTTTGCTAATGATTTTTGTTATAGATGAATAAGGCTTGGATCGGGTTAGAAAAGGCGCCTGAGGGCAGTTTCAAAAACAAGCTACATGGGTACTACTTGGAAGTCAAATATGTTTCGTATATTGGATTAGTTGGCTTTAGTTTCCGCTAACTTTTTTCCTTCTTTTGGTTGAATGTATTATCTAGGTTGGGGTTGCGGCTTTTAGCTCGAGTTAAACCATCTGAGATTTTGTTGAAATCTATTACCAAAGACGTTACTAATGTACAGATTACTTACCCCACAAGGTTCTTTCTTCTCATTTTCATTGCTGCATCTTCTGTTTTATATCTGCAATATAGTTATTTTTCTTAATCTTGCCGGGATGTATATTTAATTGTTCTCTAGGATCTATATTTAAGTCCAATATTTCAAATCTCTTTGTTTTATAGCTTTCACAACATCATGATGATGTATTAGAAGGGATTTTGTAGAATTTGGTTTAAGCTAGAGTAGGTTCCTACCATTTTAACAGCTTATTTATAGCAAACCTTTTGTGGAAAAAAATGTGAATGACACTTTCAGAAGCAACGATTTGCCCTCAGTTTAGACGGTTGTGCTTTTCTTTATCTTGTTTTCTTAtcattttttctttaaattattgTTTCTCAATATTACAAAATTGAACAATGGTAGGCATCCTTCTATGGTTTGTTCCTTTCTTGAGATCTATATGTATTTTCTGCTTCTTCTATGGAAAAAGAACTTACATTTGAGAATACTATTTATTTTGTCTTGAATCTGGGATTTTGGATAATTTGTGGAAATTTTAGCTTGATGCACTAAAGGACTTATGAATTACGTTTGTTATGTGCATTCTCAGGTGCTTTTAGACTGCTGGTTTGTTCCTCATACTTCTAACATTTTTTTGCAGTTTAAATGCACGACATGTGCGGCGAAGATTACGGCAAATAGCCTTGAGGTAATTGGTGTACCTTTTTCTATTGCTTTTCTTGAATGCTAGAGATCGGAAGTTATTTCTAATGTCCAAACAAATTGCTTTACCATCAAAATGTAGGATGCTTCTTTGTTTTCTAGGTTTCTATTTGTTTCAGAATACACATAATAATTGCGCCACTAGCCCTTTAACCTGGTTCATGACATTTCCGAGGCATCATTGTTGTCTTATTGAGAATGCTCTAGTGCTTGATGTGTAGTCTTAGTGAGAATTCTCTAGTGCTTGATGTGTAAGGACATAGAGAGTTTCTAACACAATTTTATGCTGTGATGTGCAGTTTATTGATTTTGTAGCGTTAAAGGCATTTAACGCCAACACCAACAGTCAATGCCAAGTTTTGGAGTCTATTGTTGTGTTTGCTTATGTTTATATGTTACTTTATATTCGTACAAATTCCTGCAGATAAGCAATGTTTCTAAACAAGTGTTCTTTAATTTTCAGGGGTACTGTTTTACACAGGAAATACTTTTATGGTTCGGTTTCATTGCTTCCATTGACTACTGCATTTACTGTACGcatgtttattattattgttgttccATCATTTACTGAATAGACTCTTTTGCCTCTTGAATATTTTTCCCATTTATATTTTCTCTAATTCTTACTTaatcttctttttctttcacACAGGTTCTGCCTCTGCCTAACATTCCATTCTTTTGGGTCTTGTTTCGCACATATTCGCATTGGCGGGCTCTCCAGGTGGATTCAATGTTCCTAGAGCTAGATCCTTTTGGGTGGATTTAAAGAGACAGTAGTAGAGGGATCTGTTtacatttctaatatttgaattgaacAGTTTGGCATACCCTATTGCAAAAGCTGCTTCTTTATAGTAAAATTTAAGTTCTATGAATTCCTATTGCAGACATTCAACTAGAGTCATATGTGTTACCATAATCTGTTTTAAACATGATTGTATTCACAAGATCACTTCTTTTCACATGTGTTTCCTTGTTATTGCTTTCCGTCATCCTACGTTGATGTGCATCATTTATCTTTTGCTTTCCACTTGTCTTGGCGTCTGCATGTCTGTTGTTTCTTGCTTGAGAAGCTGAAAAGGACCGTTCAGCGTCTAGCTGAATGGGGAAAAAGGGTTAGATGGTCAGTTGAAAGTAGTTACTTTTAAAGCAATACAGCATTCAGGATTTCACAATGTGGATCCCTTAGTTTTTGGATATCTCTCATCTGTTATCACTATTTTTGAACCCTCCATGTTCTATAATTTATTTTTGTATACAGTATCACTATTACTCATGGTTGTTTGTCTGTGTTGACTTTGCAGGGAAGTGAG harbors:
- the LOC108484453 gene encoding uncharacterized protein LOC108484453 isoform X1 — its product is MRARLVVFPIKGKNWCFSRSIDLSTSESSAASTPSTVKELCKKISSNSKPLSANAELLVDFISNKMNKAWIGLEKAPEGSFKNKLHGLGLRLLARVKPSEILLKSITKDVTNVQITYPTSLNARHVRRRLRQIALRGTVLHRKYFYGSVSLLPLTTAFTVLPLPNIPFFWVLFRTYSHWRALQGSEKLVQLVSDYSLVQKSIILSGKGNESEHNDSKCVTKNSPSSQWVLEPSKELEDLINRGHEENYLSEQAISDICNSFSLNKNDVLKCRDLV
- the LOC108484453 gene encoding uncharacterized protein LOC108484453 isoform X2 encodes the protein MRARLVVFPIKGKNWCFSRSIDLSTSESSAASTPSTVKELCKKISSNSKPLSANAELLVDFISNKMNKAWIGLEKAPEGSFKNKLHGLGLRLLARVKPSEILLKSITKDVTNVQITYPTSLNARHVRRRLRQIALRGTVLHRKYFYGSVSLLPLTTAFTVLPLPNIPFFWVLFRTYSHWRALQGSEKLVQLVSDYSLVQKSIILSGKGNESEHNDSKCVTKNSPSSQWVLEPSKELEDLINRGHEENYLILQNELPKRNRALR